A part of Acidobacteriota bacterium genomic DNA contains:
- a CDS encoding carbohydrate binding family 9 domain-containing protein, producing the protein MATRVPALVFAAALALAAPAVTAGQPGEAGSQPAAQSAPTAPTEIFGPAPPVPPAVIVRDASGVTLRATRIGQRIDIDGDLDEEIYEQVQSMSDFIQNDPVEGAPATERTEVWLLFDDDNVYVVARCWETRPDRIVANEMRRDNFRVVRDDNFAWSFDTFYDRRNVIMFEVTAVGGRIDAQTTNESQVNMDWNPIWDFSVGRFEGGWTMEAALPFKSLRYRAGGPQVWGFQARRVNRWKNESSYLTPLSAAQGLRGHFRASLAATLVGIDAPPASRLFEVKPYVIGDLTTNLAPADPAARLSNDPNGDFGIDAKLGVTEGLTADFTLNPDFAQVEADEQQINLTRFNLFFPEKREFFLENQGIFSFGGGATSGRIAGANDMPILFYSRRIGLEGTREVPLRAGGRLTGRAGAFTLGAINIHSGELLADAPVSTSLTPGALAAAAPLAPGTNFTVLRAKRDILRRSTIGLLFTGRSQSRIGDGSNEAYGADAVFGFYDDVTINTHWAQTRTPGLTGNDTSYRAQLDYRGDRYGVELEHLLVGDSFNPEIGFVRRRDMRRSYGLFRFSPRPQNIGWVRRFLWSGSFAYVENLAGQVETREATGIFTIELDNSDMFTVNAMKSYEFLPVPFPIARGVTLPVAGYDFTNGQVSYQFGPQRRIGGTMMVEHGTFYSGTKTAFTVSRGRASITNQFSVEPSWSINQIDLVEGSFTTNLIGSRITYTMTPLMFASALLQYNSAADAVSANVRFRWEYQPGSELFIVFNEQRDTTMRRFPGLVNRAFVVKFNRLFRF; encoded by the coding sequence ATGGCGACCCGGGTTCCTGCTCTTGTTTTCGCGGCGGCGCTGGCCCTCGCGGCCCCGGCGGTAACGGCAGGCCAACCGGGGGAGGCCGGATCGCAGCCCGCGGCGCAGTCGGCACCCACGGCCCCGACGGAGATCTTCGGACCGGCACCACCTGTGCCGCCCGCCGTGATAGTGCGTGATGCCAGTGGAGTCACGCTTCGCGCCACACGTATCGGGCAGCGCATCGACATCGATGGCGATCTCGACGAGGAGATCTACGAGCAAGTGCAGTCGATGTCCGACTTCATCCAGAACGATCCGGTCGAGGGAGCGCCGGCCACGGAGCGCACGGAGGTGTGGCTGCTGTTCGACGACGACAACGTCTACGTCGTCGCCCGGTGCTGGGAAACGCGCCCCGACCGGATTGTTGCGAACGAGATGCGGCGCGATAACTTCCGCGTCGTGCGCGACGATAATTTCGCCTGGTCGTTCGACACCTTCTACGACCGGCGCAACGTGATCATGTTCGAGGTGACGGCGGTCGGTGGCCGCATCGACGCGCAGACCACCAACGAGTCGCAGGTAAACATGGATTGGAACCCCATCTGGGATTTCTCCGTGGGCCGCTTCGAAGGCGGGTGGACGATGGAGGCGGCGCTACCCTTCAAGTCGCTCCGCTACCGCGCCGGCGGACCGCAGGTCTGGGGCTTCCAGGCGCGCCGGGTGAACCGCTGGAAGAACGAGTCGTCCTATCTGACGCCGCTTTCGGCCGCGCAGGGACTGCGGGGACACTTCCGCGCATCGCTTGCCGCCACGCTGGTCGGCATCGATGCACCCCCCGCATCGCGCCTATTCGAGGTGAAACCGTACGTGATCGGCGACCTCACGACGAATCTGGCGCCGGCCGATCCGGCAGCGCGGTTGTCGAATGACCCGAACGGCGACTTTGGTATCGACGCCAAGCTGGGTGTCACCGAGGGACTCACCGCCGACTTCACCCTGAATCCCGACTTCGCGCAGGTTGAAGCGGACGAACAACAGATCAACCTGACGCGCTTCAACCTCTTCTTTCCCGAGAAGCGCGAGTTCTTCCTGGAGAACCAGGGGATCTTCAGCTTCGGCGGCGGCGCGACGAGCGGCCGTATTGCGGGAGCGAACGACATGCCGATTCTGTTCTACAGCCGGCGGATCGGCCTCGAGGGGACGCGGGAGGTGCCCCTCCGGGCGGGGGGCCGGCTGACTGGCCGGGCCGGCGCGTTCACGCTCGGGGCGATCAACATCCACTCGGGCGAGCTGCTTGCCGACGCGCCGGTCTCGACCAGCCTGACCCCCGGCGCGTTGGCCGCCGCGGCGCCGCTCGCGCCCGGCACCAACTTCACCGTGCTCCGGGCGAAACGCGACATCCTGCGGCGCAGCACCATCGGCCTGCTCTTCACCGGCCGGTCGCAGAGCCGGATCGGCGACGGGTCGAACGAGGCGTACGGCGCCGACGCCGTCTTCGGCTTTTACGACGACGTCACGATCAACACCCACTGGGCGCAGACCCGCACGCCCGGGCTCACCGGCAACGACACCAGCTACCGCGCACAGCTCGACTACCGGGGCGACCGGTACGGCGTAGAGTTGGAACACCTGCTGGTCGGCGATTCCTTCAATCCGGAGATCGGCTTCGTCCGCCGTCGCGACATGCGGCGCAGCTACGGCCTGTTCCGCTTCAGCCCCCGGCCGCAGAATATCGGTTGGGTCCGCCGCTTCCTGTGGAGCGGGTCGTTCGCCTACGTCGAAAACCTGGCCGGCCAGGTAGAGACACGCGAGGCAACCGGCATCTTCACGATTGAACTCGACAACAGCGATATGTTCACGGTGAACGCCATGAAGTCGTACGAGTTCCTGCCGGTGCCGTTTCCGATCGCGAGGGGCGTCACGTTACCGGTTGCCGGCTACGATTTCACCAACGGCCAGGTGAGCTACCAGTTCGGGCCGCAGCGACGGATCGGCGGCACGATGATGGTGGAGCACGGCACCTTCTACAGCGGAACGAAGACCGCCTTCACGGTCAGCCGGGGACGCGCCAGCATTACGAACCAGTTCTCGGTGGAACCAAGCTGGTCGATCAACCAGATCGACTTGGTGGAGGGGTCGTTCACGACGAATCTGATCGGCTCGCGGATCACCTACACGATGACGCCGCTGATGTTCGCCAGCGCGCTGCTGCAGTACAACTCCGCCGCCGACGCGGTCTCCGCCAACGTCCGGTTCCGCTGGGAGTATCAGCCGGGCAGCGAGCTGTTCATCGTCTTCAACGAACAGCGCGACACGACGATGCGGCGCTTCCCCGGCCTCGTGAACCGGGCGTTCGTCGTGAAGTTCAACCGGCTGTTCCGCTTCTGA